Proteins encoded together in one Variovorax paradoxus window:
- a CDS encoding gp53-like domain-containing protein, translated as MKLEQEPRLPGQSSAMLEWARRVTSAVNSEIDLVRTLAPLASPALTGAPTAPNPAAGTRGTRIATMQMFADEFTALKSSIGWQKFPSGYILQQGSYVSLTSGDVGVSFPVAFPSAVCSVVTSYAGGGAAGPYIATVGAYAVTGFNASLFNVAGTRVAGSCNWFAVGF; from the coding sequence GGAACCCCGGCTGCCTGGTCAAAGCAGCGCCATGCTGGAGTGGGCGCGTAGGGTCACATCCGCCGTGAACTCGGAGATCGACCTCGTGCGGACCTTGGCACCCCTGGCAAGTCCCGCCTTGACCGGCGCGCCGACCGCGCCGAACCCTGCTGCGGGGACGCGCGGCACTCGCATCGCCACGATGCAGATGTTCGCGGACGAGTTCACCGCGCTCAAATCAAGCATTGGATGGCAGAAGTTCCCTTCGGGCTACATCCTCCAGCAGGGCAGCTATGTATCCCTCACCTCGGGCGACGTGGGGGTTTCTTTCCCTGTGGCCTTCCCTAGCGCCGTGTGCTCTGTCGTGACGAGCTATGCAGGTGGTGGTGCGGCTGGTCCGTACATCGCGACCGTTGGAGCCTATGCAGTCACTGGATTCAATGCTTCGCTGTTCAATGTCGCAGGCACGCGCGTAGCTGGGTCGTGTAACTGGTTCGCAGTCGGCTTCTAG